In the genome of Podospora pseudocomata strain CBS 415.72m chromosome 2 map unlocalized CBS415.72m_2.2, whole genome shotgun sequence, one region contains:
- a CDS encoding uncharacterized protein (EggNog:ENOG503P5DX; COG:J): MNEEVMPSPPMLLAVVAAADKMKGSPCAFSSAAAIRSVFLNNAAPIAGPAHLQRLLLPSLATPSRQRSFFGRASPETERFPVGTFRRSPTLDRREPKATDGRILNYNIRGNMVVIRTKDGTLSEPQDKIEVLRNLDLNKSALEQIAEPHSGRPFPICRIILQGDEQKKAYTQMKAEKKKLQNGVKIVTKEVEMNWAMAPHDLATKIRRLKGFLEKGYRVEVTMMHPKKKSKRKANDEEAKQVFGEVIKVLEEVPGTTEYKSRQGQVGKTQLLFLQGKIPKAQPAAAGMESSPETADESAGEEKEAESQERSDTAGS; this comes from the exons ATGAACGAAGAGGTCATGCCAAGCCCCCCCATGTTGCTAGCCGTGGTAGCTGCAG CCGACAAAATGAAGGGCTCACCGTGTGCTTTCAGCTCGGCCGCAGCCATTCGAAGCGTATTCCTCAACAATGCGGCCCCCATCGCCGGTCCCGCGCACCTTCAGCGACTTTTGTTGCCCTCATTAGCAACACCATCGCGGCAACGTTCCTTTTTCGGGCGAGCAAGCCCAGAAACCGAGAGATTCCCAGTTGGAACATTTCGAAGGTCTCCCACCTTGGACAGAAGAGAGCCAAAAGCCACCGATGGCAGGATTCTAAACTACAACATCAGAGGCAATATGGTCGTCATCCGCACCAAAGATGGCACCCTCAGCGAACCCCAAGACAAGATCGAAGTCTTGCGGAATCTAGACTTGAACAAGAGCGCGCTCGAACAGATTGCAGAGCCGCATTCTGGCCGCCCGTTCCCTATTTGCAGGATTATTCTTCAAGGGGacgagcaaaagaaggctTATACACAGatgaaggcggagaagaagaagctgcaGAATGGGGTCAAGATTGTCACaaaggaggttgagatgaaCTGGGCGATGGCGCCGCATGACTTGGCCACGAAGATTAGGAGGCTGAAGGGGTTCTTGGAGAAGGGGTATAGGGTTGAGGTTACGATGATGCatcccaagaagaagagcaagaggaaggcgaatgatgaggaggcgaagcAGGTTTTTGGTGAGGTGATTAaagtgctggaggaggtgcctGGGACGACAGAATACAAGTCGAGACAGGGGCAGGTTGGAAAGACGCAGTTGTTGTTTTTGCAGGGGAAGATTCCCAAGGCTCAACCTGCCGCTGCTGGGATGGAGAGCTCGCCAGAGACGGCTGATGAGAGTGCTggggaagaaaaggaggctGAAAGTCAGGAAAGGTCGGATACTGCTGGAAGCTAA
- a CDS encoding uncharacterized protein (COG:U; EggNog:ENOG502WKMA; MEROPS:MER0000597), whose product MSSLYRLRAITRPHNLSPHRPLTRLSLTQPHPFRPSPTSPAQTNLSPPQKSYSTTTTSPENTQPQHQHRQQNNHHDQNQQSQNEPTPPFPPLHPLRLLLSYLKLLALAHLIWNNLLSLAPAQGPSMLATYPITGTWHLTSRLSRLGRNLSIGDIVTFTLPDRPSAIGVKRVIGLPGDYVLIGTPGPAADDALMLQVPEGHVYLVGDNLPASNDSRIFGPVPLGLIRGKVIASMEPSFTRGPFANFEWVRNPMKKTEPPTREEVLAARDLE is encoded by the exons ATGTCGAGTCTCTACCGGTTACGAGCCATTACCCGGCCACACAACCTCTCACCTCACAGACCACTCACCCGGCTCTCACTCACACAACCACACCCATTCAgaccctcacccacctcaccaGCACAGACTAacctctcaccaccccaaaagtcttacagcaccaccactacaAGTCCCGAAAatacccaaccccaacatcaacaccgccaGCAGAACAATCACCAtgaccaaaaccaacaatcCCAAAAcgaaccaaccccccccttcccccccctccaccccctccgcctcctcctctcctacCTCAAACTCCTTGCCCTCGCCCACCTAATCTGgaacaacctcctctccctcgccccagCCCAAGGCCCCTCAATGCTAGCCACCTACCCGATCACAGGAACCTGGCACCTCACCTCCCGCCTCTCCCGCCTCGGCCGGAACCTCTCCATAGGCGACATAGTaaccttcaccctccccgaccGCCCATCCGCCATCGGCGTAAAGCGCGTCATCGGCCTCCCAGGCGACTACGTCCTCATCGGCACCCCCGGCCCAGCAGCAGACGACGCTCTCATGTTACAA GTCCCAGAAGGCCACGTCTATCTAGTAGGCGACAACCTCCCAGCCTCAAACGACTCCCGCATCTTCGGCCCCGTCCCCCTAGGCCTCATAAGAGGCAAGGTCATCGCCTCAATGGAACCCTCCTTTACAAGAGGCCCTTTTGCCAATTTCGAGTGGGTCAGGAACCCAATGAAAAAGACTGAGCCGCCTACTagagaggaggttttggcggcgagggacTTGGAATGA